The sequence below is a genomic window from Sphingomonas crusticola.
CTCGCGACCTATGAGCGCGAGCCGGACGCGGTCGCCGCGACCGAGCAGTCGTTGACCGAAACATTGTTCGCTGACGATGCTCAAGTTCACGCCTTTGTAGCTGAAATTGAAGGCGATATTGCCGGAATTGCGATCTGGTTTCTCAATTATTCCACCTGGACCGGCCGCCCCGGAATTTATCTGGAGGACCTGTTCGTCGCCGACGAAGCGCGCGGAACCGGCGCCGGCAAGGCCCTGTTCCAGGCGCTGGCACGCGAAGCGCAGGCGCGCGGCTGTGCCCGGATCGACTGGGCGGTGCTCGACTGGAACACGTCCGCCATGGATTTCTATCGCGCGATCGGGGGCCGGGCTCAAAGCGGATGGCAGCCCTGGCGCCTGGACGGCCCGGCTTTAGCGAAAATGGCCCAATGACCAACGACATCCTCGCGCGGATCGCGGCCGCGCTCGAACGGATTGCTCCACCGGCGCCCGTCGGTGACGATCCGCTGGCGCACCCCGCTTATGTCTGGCGCGACGGCGCGCTGCAGGCCGCACGCGCCTTTGCGCCGCTGCCGCTGACATTGCTGGAGGGCATGGATGCCCAGAAGGAAGCCGTGCTCGGCAATATGCGGCGCCTCGGCCAGGGCCTGCCCGCGCATGACGTGCTGTTGTGGGGCGCGCGCGGGACCGGCAAGTCGGCGCTGGTCAAGGCGGCAATCGGCCAGATCCAAGCCGAGGGCGGCTCGATCGCCCTGGTCGAGGTGGCGGGCGACGGACTGGCCGAGCTTCCCGGCCTGTTCGCAGCGCTCGCGGATGTGCCCCGCGCCTTCGTACTGTTCATTGACGATCTCGGCTTCGCCGAGCCGAGCGAGGCACCGCGCTTGCTGCGTTCGGTGCTCGAGGGCGGAGCGGAGGCGCGGCCGGCCAACGCGCGGCTGCATGTCACCGCCAATCGCCGGCACATCCTGGCGCGCGATATGGCGGAGCAGGACAGCGCCATCAATCCGCGCGACGTCGCCGACGACAAGCTCGCACTGGCCGACCGTTTCGGGCTGAGCCTGGGCTTCCATGTCATCAATCAGCCGACCTACGTGGCCATGTTGGAAGGCTATGCCCGCCAATATGGCCTGACCCTGGATCCCCACGACGCCATCACCTGGGCCACGCAACGTGGTGGCCGCTCCGGGCGCGTCGCATGGCAATATGTGGTCGAAATGGCGGGCCGGCAGGGGAAGAGGCTCGGCTGAAGCAGGTTATCGGGTTCTTTATGAAGCCAGCAGAGGTGACGGGAGCTGGCGAAGCCCGCTAAGCGTCTGAAAATTCTGATTCACGGAGCGCATCATGGACCGTCGTGCTTTCCTTGCTTCGAGCGCAGCGGCCCTGGCGGCGGCTGGCATCCCTGAGTGCGCCCTGGCGCAGGCCGGCGATGCGCAGCTCAATGCGCTGTTCGACGCGATCTTCGCCGATCTGCTGCAGCAATCGCCCGAACTGGCGACCTCGCTGGGTCTCGACAAAGGCGCGCACGCCGCAGCCAAGCACCAGCTGTCCGATCGATCGGCAGCAGAGTCCGCGCGCGATGCCGCGCGCACACGCGCCTGGATTGCGCGCCTTGAGGCCATTGATGCTTCCGGTCTGTCCGACGCGGCCGCGCTCAATCGCGATGTCATCCTTTACTCGATGAAAAGCCGCAATCTGCCCTACGAGCAGTTTGGCATCGACAGCGCCCAGCGGCCTTATCGCATTTACCAGCAGGGGGGCGCTTATTACTCGGTGCCAGACTTCCTCAACGGATCGCACAGTATCGCGACTGCCGAAGATTGCGAGGCCTATCTCGATCGCCTCGCGCAATTCGCACGCGCGCTCGATCAGGACAGCGAAGTGCAACGTGCGCAGGCCGCGCGCGGTTTGCTCGCGCCGGATTTCAGTCTCGACCTAACGCTCGGGCAAATGGCCAAATTGCGCGGCCCTGCCGCCGCGCAAAGTGCGATGGTGCGCTCGCTCGTCACACGCGCGCAGGCAAGGAACATCGCAGGCGATTGGCAAGCGCGAGCCGCTTCGATCGTCGATCGGCAGGTCTATCCTGCGCTCGACCGCCAGATCGCCTTGCTCAGGCAGCTGCGTCCCGGCGCGAGCAACATCGCCGGCATCTGGCGGCTGCCGAATGGCGACGAAATCTACGCCGCCGCGCTCGAACAGGCGACTACCACCACGCTTACGCCTGCCGAGGTGCAGAAACTCGGCCTCGAGCAGGTGGCATCGATCAGCGCCGACCTCGACACGATCCTCAAGAGCCAGGGCTATAGCAAAGGCTCGGTTGGCGAGCGGCTGACCGCGCTCAACAACGATCCCAGCCAGCTCTACGCCGACAGCGCCGAGGGGCGGCTGGCGTTGATCGCCAGCCTCAATGCGGGCGTCAAGGACATGTATGGGCGGCTGCCACGCGCGTTTGCGGACATGCCGCGCACCCCGCTCGAAATCCGCGCGGTCCCGGTCGAGATCCAAGACGGCGCGTCCAATGGCTATTATCAGCGCGGAGCGCTCGATGGATCGCGCCCTGCGATCTACTTCATCAATCTGAAGGATGTCGGCGACTGGCCCAAATATGGGCTGCCGTCCCTGACCTATCATGAGGGCGTTCCCGGTCACCATCTTCAGATCAGCGTCGCGCAGGAATCCAAGGACATCCCGATCCTGCGCAAGGCGTCGGGCTTCTTTTCCGCTTATACCGAAGGCTGGGCGCTCTACGCCGAGCAGCTTGCGAACGAGCTGCATGCCTATCAGACGCCGCTGGAGCGCGCCGGCTATCTCCAGTCCTTCCTGTTCCGCGCCGCGCGGCTGGTGGTGGATACGGGTCTCCACGCACGCAAATGGACGCGTGAACAGGCCACCGATTATCTGGTCGCCACCACCGGCTTCGCGCGCGCACGCTCCCAGCGCGAAGTCGAACGTTATTGCACGATGGCGGGGCAGGCGTGCAGCTACAAGGTCGGTCACATGACCTGGACCGCGGCCCGCGCGCGGGCGGAGAAAGCGCTCGGCGCGCGGTTCGAGCTGCGCGAATTCCACAAGGTGCTGCGTGACGGCGCGATGCCGCTCACGATCCTCGACCGTCGCATCGATGCTCGCACGGCGGCGCTGCTCAAGGCCTGATCAGGGAACGCTCTTCTGTCATGCTGCGTTACGGGTCAGCAACGAACAGGAGGATTTCAATGTCGGACGATCATAAGGAAGTTGTCGTAGAGAAGACCGGCGTGAACGTCGCCGGGATCATCGCCGCGGTCGCGCTGTTGATCGCCGTCGTGGCGGTGCTCCACTATTTCGGCATGATCTAAGCTTCGTCGCGGACGGCCAGCGTCGCCTGCTGCACGCGTAGCAGCATCGCGCTGAACGCCACGACATCTTCGGGCGCGAAATCCGCGAAGATGCGGCGCTCCAGTTCCAAGGCCTTGGGCGCGATCGCTGCATAGAGATCGCGCCCGCTCTTCGTCAGATGCAGCGACTGGGAGCGGCGGTCGCTGCTGTGCGGCCGCCGTTCGACCAGGCCACGCTCGACCAGGGCGATGGTCGCGCGGCTGACCGTCACCTTGTCCATTCGCGTCCGCCGGCCGACTTGCTGCTGGGTCGTGCCCTCGTCTTCCGCGATGACTGCGATCAATCGCCATTCCGGAATCGTGAGGCCGAACAGGGCCTGATAGGTGCTGGCGATCGTTTCGCTCACGAGGTTCGACGTCACCGAGAGCCGGAAAGGGATGAATGCGTCGAGGCGCAGCGGATCGGCGACCATGCGCGTTGGTAACCTTTGACACGATCTTCGCAAAGCGGCAAAGATAGTTTCACCTGATACCAGTTTGGAGGCGGCCATGGCCAGCAATCCCGTCGACCCGCAAAACCCGTTGGGCCTCAACGGCTTCGAGTTTGTCGAGTTCACCTCGCCCGATCCGGAGGCGATGGGCCGCCAGTTCGAGCAGATGGGCTTCGTTCCCAGCCACCGCCATCCGACCAAGAACATTACCCGCTACAAGCAGGGCCGCATCAACCTGATGCTCAACCGCGACGCCGCCGGCCGCGTGGCGGAGTTCCGCAACGCCCACGGTGCCTCTGCCAGCGCAATGGCGTTCCGCGTCGCCGATCCGCAGGCGGCGCTGGAATGGGCGCTCGCCAATGGCGGAAAGGCGACCGAAGAGGACGACACCGTCATCGAGGGGATTGGCGGTTCCTATCTCTATTTCATCAAGGACGGCAGCGACCTCTACGCCGACTGGGCCGAATTTGACGGCTGGCGCGCGGCGGAAGCCGCCAACAATGTCGGCCTCGATCTGCTCGATCACCTCACGCACAATGTGAAGCGCGGCCAGATGCGCGTCTGGTCCGAATTCTACCGCACCCTGTTCGGCTTCGAAGAGCAGAAATATTTCGACATCAAGGGCAAGGCGACCGGCCTGTTCAGCCAGGCGATGATCGCGCCCGACAAGGCAATCCGCATCCCGCTCAACGAAAGCCAGGACGAGCATAGCCAGATCGAGGAATTCATCCGCGATTATCAGGGCGAGGGGATCCAGCATCTCGCGCTCACCACCGACGACATTTACGACACCGTCGAACGGCTGCGTGCACGCGGCGTTCGCCTGCAGGACACGATCGAGACCTATTACGAGCTGGTCGACAAGCGCGTCCCCGGCCATGGCGAGGATCTCGAACGCCTCCGCAAAAACCGCATCCTCATTGACGGCGACATCGGCGACGAGGGGCTTCTGCTGCAGA
It includes:
- the hppD gene encoding 4-hydroxyphenylpyruvate dioxygenase — encoded protein: MASNPVDPQNPLGLNGFEFVEFTSPDPEAMGRQFEQMGFVPSHRHPTKNITRYKQGRINLMLNRDAAGRVAEFRNAHGASASAMAFRVADPQAALEWALANGGKATEEDDTVIEGIGGSYLYFIKDGSDLYADWAEFDGWRAAEAANNVGLDLLDHLTHNVKRGQMRVWSEFYRTLFGFEEQKYFDIKGKATGLFSQAMIAPDKAIRIPLNESQDEHSQIEEFIRDYQGEGIQHLALTTDDIYDTVERLRARGVRLQDTIETYYELVDKRVPGHGEDLERLRKNRILIDGDIGDEGLLLQIFTENMFGPIFFEIIQRKGNEGFGNGNFQALYESIELDQIRRGVITVDE
- a CDS encoding MarR family winged helix-turn-helix transcriptional regulator encodes the protein MVADPLRLDAFIPFRLSVTSNLVSETIASTYQALFGLTIPEWRLIAVIAEDEGTTQQQVGRRTRMDKVTVSRATIALVERGLVERRPHSSDRRSQSLHLTKSGRDLYAAIAPKALELERRIFADFAPEDVVAFSAMLLRVQQATLAVRDEA
- a CDS encoding DUF885 domain-containing protein; the protein is MDRRAFLASSAAALAAAGIPECALAQAGDAQLNALFDAIFADLLQQSPELATSLGLDKGAHAAAKHQLSDRSAAESARDAARTRAWIARLEAIDASGLSDAAALNRDVILYSMKSRNLPYEQFGIDSAQRPYRIYQQGGAYYSVPDFLNGSHSIATAEDCEAYLDRLAQFARALDQDSEVQRAQAARGLLAPDFSLDLTLGQMAKLRGPAAAQSAMVRSLVTRAQARNIAGDWQARAASIVDRQVYPALDRQIALLRQLRPGASNIAGIWRLPNGDEIYAAALEQATTTTLTPAEVQKLGLEQVASISADLDTILKSQGYSKGSVGERLTALNNDPSQLYADSAEGRLALIASLNAGVKDMYGRLPRAFADMPRTPLEIRAVPVEIQDGASNGYYQRGALDGSRPAIYFINLKDVGDWPKYGLPSLTYHEGVPGHHLQISVAQESKDIPILRKASGFFSAYTEGWALYAEQLANELHAYQTPLERAGYLQSFLFRAARLVVDTGLHARKWTREQATDYLVATTGFARARSQREVERYCTMAGQACSYKVGHMTWTAARARAEKALGARFELREFHKVLRDGAMPLTILDRRIDARTAALLKA
- a CDS encoding ATP-binding protein — translated: MTNDILARIAAALERIAPPAPVGDDPLAHPAYVWRDGALQAARAFAPLPLTLLEGMDAQKEAVLGNMRRLGQGLPAHDVLLWGARGTGKSALVKAAIGQIQAEGGSIALVEVAGDGLAELPGLFAALADVPRAFVLFIDDLGFAEPSEAPRLLRSVLEGGAEARPANARLHVTANRRHILARDMAEQDSAINPRDVADDKLALADRFGLSLGFHVINQPTYVAMLEGYARQYGLTLDPHDAITWATQRGGRSGRVAWQYVVEMAGRQGKRLG
- a CDS encoding GNAT family N-acetyltransferase — its product is MIVRRASPADVPAILRLIVALATYEREPDAVAATEQSLTETLFADDAQVHAFVAEIEGDIAGIAIWFLNYSTWTGRPGIYLEDLFVADEARGTGAGKALFQALAREAQARGCARIDWAVLDWNTSAMDFYRAIGGRAQSGWQPWRLDGPALAKMAQ